From a region of the Castanea sativa cultivar Marrone di Chiusa Pesio chromosome 10, ASM4071231v1 genome:
- the LOC142611880 gene encoding protein YABBY 4-like, with product MSSSSTLSLDHLPPSEQLCYVHCNICDTVLAVSVPCTSLFKTVTVRCGHCTNLLPVNMRGLLLPSANQFHLGHSFFSPSHNLLEEIPNPSPNFLINQNNGSDFTMPARGGVVELPRPPAINRPPEKRQRVPSAYNRFIKDEIQRIKSVNPDISHREAFSAAAKNWAHFPHIHFGLMPDQTVKKTNVRQEGEDVLMKDGFFASADVGVSPY from the exons ATGTCCTCCTCTTCTACCTTGTCTTTGGACCACCTTCCTCCTTCCGAGCAGCTCTGTTATGTCCATTGCAACATTTGCGACACTGTCCTCGCG GTGAGTGTTCCTTGTACCAGTTTGTTCAAGACTGTAACGGTAAGATGTGGCCACTGCACCAACCTCTTGCCAGTGAACATGCGTGGCTTGCTTCTGCCTTCAGCTAATCAGTTTCATCTGGGTCACTCTTTCTTCTCTCCTTCCCATAATCTCCTG GAAGAGATACCAAATCCATCCCCAAACTTCTTGATCAACCAAAACAATGGCAGTGACTTCACCATGCCTGCTCGTGGAGGAGTCGTTGAACTTCCAAGGCCCCCTGCCATAAATAGAC CTCCAGAGAAGAGACAGAGAGTCCCGTCTGCATACAACCGCTTCATCAA GGACGAGATCCAACGCATCAAGTCTGTAAATCCCGATATATCCCACAGAGAAGCCTTCAGTGCTGCTGCCAAGAAT TGGGCCCACTTCCCACACATTCACTTTGGTCTCATGCCTGACCAGACTGTGAAGAAGACAAACGTGCGCCAG gAAGGAGAGGACGTCCTGATGAAAGATGGCTTTTTCGCTTCAGCTGATGTGGGTGTTTCTCCTTACTAA